In Thermoanaerobaculia bacterium, the genomic stretch TAGGAAACCCTTTCTCTTTCCCTGCATCGGCAGTTTTTGCCCTCCGTCACGGTGTCCCCCTGAGCGTCTATGACCGTTTTGTGGGGAAAATTCTCAACCGCGATTTCAACTCGGATGGGCCTGGACTGGATCCATGGCTGCCGGAACAGAAAATCTATTTTATCAAGGGATTTTCCTTCCGGAATGAACCCAGACTTCAGGGAAAGAACGCAAAGATCTTTCTTCCCCTTGCCCATCGTGCCGAATTATCCCTGACCCTTCTTCTTGACGGCAGCTCGAACCCGCCCCCCCTTGATCTGTCCTGGAATGGAACCTCCGTCGCCCGGATCCTGGAGTATGGCTGGAACGATCCAATTCGATTCAGGGTACCGGAATCGATCGTTCATTTCGGAACGAACGTACTGACCATCTCAAAGAAAACATCCAGTGTGACTCTCATTCCCGGGCCTCTCACCGTCGCACCATTCACGGGGGAATTTATTTCCGTCCTCCCTCTGGGCTATGTCGACTCCATCACTCCCGGTCCCGGGGGGGTCGGAATTACGGTTCAGGGTTGGGCTCTGGGACGAAGGGGTCCGGTAGAAGTTCGCGCTCTGAACTATCCGGGACGTCATGCAGTCAAAGCGCAATGGAGGGGATGCAGGGATGATCTTCGCTCCGTCCATCCTGACATGGTCGGATTTGAGCAGGCGGGATTCTCTCTTTATCTCAGGGGGGCAGGTGAGAGCCTCTCTTCCAGAACCGTCGTCCTTGAGATAGAGGAAGAGGGAGGGAAGTCGAATCTCCTTATTCGTACTGTTGCGGTGACGAATCCAGTGGACGCGGGAAATTCAGAACCATAACGAAAAAGGCAAGACCCGCACCGGTCCAGAGCGGAGCCATTTCACCTCCGGAAAGAACGGAAACGATCAGCCCGTTGATCGCCAGTCCCTCTACAAGGGCACACCCGATGATATGATTCATGACCGCCTCGCCCTGATTTGCAGTCACTTTTCGAAAAAAGGCAATTCCGATCAAGGCCATTCCGACCCCCGGGAGAAGTGCCAGCATCGCGGCCCCGGGCGGTATCACGGGCCTGGGAAGGTTCTGTCCCGATGACAGGATCCAGCCTACTGCGACGTAAATGATGCAGGAGATGAGGAACGCAATATGAATCAGGAGCAGGGAAGAGGGTGAGGATCGGTTCACGACGGCACCTCGCACAGGGTTTTTCCTAGTATACAATAGGGAAGAATGGAACCGGCCCCTGCGGATATTCTGACACTCCCTCAATGGGAGGAACTTCAAACCCGCCTCGGAGAATCGATACTCCAGATGGAAACGATTGCTCCCGACGTTTCAATCCGCAGGTTCTTCCGAATCTATCTATCCTCCATCACACGTGTTCTGATGGTCTATCCCTCCGATACGGAACGCGCGATCCTGGATCGGGACTTTACCATGATGACCTCCTTTGCCCTGGCCGGGCTCTCTCCTTCCGTCCTTTTTCGGGGACCATCATGGTTCCTTATGGAAGACGGCGGGACCATGGACCTTGCCGCATACATGGCTGAATCCGGAGAGAAAGGTCACAGCCTCCTCATTCGTTCAGCAGGATTGATTCCTTCGATCCAGGCCCTTCCAGGGGAGATTTCCACGATCAACCCGCCCTTTGATTCCACACTCTTCCAGCAGGAATTGACGATGACCCTGCGATGGTACATCAGACAATTTCTCGGGAACACAGCCAGTTCAGAGGTTGAAACTTTCTTTACAGACCTGGCGGAAACCGTGGCCCGGTTTCCGCGAAGATTTCTCCATCGGGACTTTCATGCCAACAATATTCTCGTTTCTCCTGCACAGACAGCTCTTGTCGTGGATGTTCAGGACGCCCGCCTCGGTCCGCGCGGGTATGATCTGGTTTCCCTTCTTCATGAACGTGCAGCTCTGTCTTTTCCTGAAAAGAGTCGCTGGGATTGGATCCGGGAAATCACGGAACAGTGTAACCTGGGTACATGGGATTCAGCGTTGGAGGAGGAATTCCACCTGACGCTGCTTCAACGAAACCTGAAGGCTCTTGGAACTTTCGCACGTCAGGTCATCTCAGGCAGAATGGCGTATAAGAACTTTCTCGAGGGAAGTCAGACTGTCTTGAAATCACTTCTAAACCGTCTCCACCTTTCGGCATTCCGCTCCCGTCTTCTTCCCTGACGACGTCTCCAGGTTCAGGTCGTTCCCTTTATCTTCCGCAGGCGTTCCAGATCTTTTCGTGAAGGCCTCCCCTTCCCTTCGTACCGGAGGCGCATCATCCGATCCACGCGTCGAATTTCAAGCTCCTCCTGAGTCGGCTCCGGTGTAACGTCTTCATAGAGCCTGCGGGCATCCTTTCGGGATACATTACCTTCCGTAACTTCGCGGATCACAACGTGCTGGACGGCCTCTCCGCGGTCAATTTCCAGACGATCTCCGATTTGTACCGTTCGGTGGGGTTTGACCCTTTCTCCCCTGACCCTGACCCGTCCCAGATCGATGGCCCGGGCGGCCTGGGATCGAGTCTTGAAGAGACAGGCAA encodes the following:
- a CDS encoding S4 domain-containing protein codes for the protein MRLDTWLNIACLFKTRSQAARAIDLGRVRVRGERVKPHRTVQIGDRLEIDRGEAVQHVVIREVTEGNVSRKDARRLYEDVTPEPTQEELEIRRVDRMMRLRYEGKGRPSRKDLERLRKIKGTT
- a CDS encoding phosphotransferase produces the protein MEPAPADILTLPQWEELQTRLGESILQMETIAPDVSIRRFFRIYLSSITRVLMVYPSDTERAILDRDFTMMTSFALAGLSPSVLFRGPSWFLMEDGGTMDLAAYMAESGEKGHSLLIRSAGLIPSIQALPGEISTINPPFDSTLFQQELTMTLRWYIRQFLGNTASSEVETFFTDLAETVARFPRRFLHRDFHANNILVSPAQTALVVDVQDARLGPRGYDLVSLLHERAALSFPEKSRWDWIREITEQCNLGTWDSALEEEFHLTLLQRNLKALGTFARQVISGRMAYKNFLEGSQTVLKSLLNRLHLSAFRSRLLP